The Arthrobacter oryzae DNA window CATCGGTGCGCTGGTTGTCATGCTGTGCTCGTGGCTCGCGCATGTTGCCGGGGCCGGGCGGCAACCTGCGGAAACGGGTCCGGATGATGTCCGGTCCGCGCGTGACCTGAGACGGGCAGCTGCGGTGTCCTGGGGCGGCCGTGCGGCTCTGGGCCTGGCTGCGGTCCTGGCCCTGCCCCCGTTCATCACCGCTGTCACGTCGATTATTTCGCGCTGATCCTGTCCGGCCCTGCAGCGGACGTCTCGGGGATGGCCGTTGACGTGGCGGCGTTGATCGCTGCGGTGAGCGCGGCCAGCACCTCGTCCTGGCCGCCGCCGGCGTCGATGCGGACGAATCCGGGGAACTCCGGAAGGGCGCGGTAACCCTCGCTGAGGGCCGTCAGTTCCTCAAGGGTTTCGCTGTCCGTGCCGCGCAGGAGGATGCGTTCCAGGGCCTGCTCCGGCGCGACGTCGAAGTGGATCACCAGGTCCGGTGCCGGGAGGCGCTTCAGAAGCCAGGGGAGGAACCGGCCGTGGGGGAGGCCCCGGACGCTGCGCAGGGCCAGTTGGCAGTATAAGTGCCGGTCCATGACTACGAGGCCGGAAAAGCTGCGGGCGCGGGCATGCGACACCAGGACGTTGACCGTCCGGATCACAGTTTCCAGGGCATCGGCCAGGCGCGGGCTGAGGGGAATTCCGGAGCGCTCGGACCACTGGGACAAGTTGCGGCGGCCGGCGTGGTTGCGCAGCAGCAGGGCGTTGCCGCCGGCCAGGCGCGCGGCTTCCACGGCTGCGCGTGCTGCGGTGGTTTTTCCGGCACCGTCGATTCCGGTG harbors:
- a CDS encoding thymidylate kinase, which encodes MLIVLTGIDGAGKTTAARAAVEAARLAGGNALLLRNHAGRRNLSQWSERSGIPLSPRLADALETVIRTVNVLVSHARARSFSGLVVMDRHLYCQLALRSVRGLPHGRFLPWLLKRLPAPDLVIHFDVAPEQALERILLRGTDSETLEELTALSEGYRALPEFPGFVRIDAGGGQDEVLAALTAAINAATSTAIPETSAAGPDRISAK